In Schizosaccharomyces osmophilus chromosome 2, complete sequence, the following proteins share a genomic window:
- the omt2 gene encoding 4-alpha-hydroxytetrahydrobiopterin dehydratase has product MNLSTRITALVSRPKNSWSLLGDSTKLQRTFQFKNFIEAFGFMTCVALRAQQMNHHPEWNNVYNKVDITLTTHMTKSLTEKDVKLAEFIDTICEKS; this is encoded by the coding sequence ATGAATTTGTCTACCCGCATTACTGCTCTCGTCTCGAGGCCTAAAAACTCTTGGAGTTTACTGGGAGACAGCACAAAGCTTCAAAGGACGTTtcaatttaaaaatttcattGAAGCCTTCGGATTCATGACCTGCGTGGCACTGCGGGCTCAGCAGATGAACCATCATCCGGAATGGAATAATGTTTACAATAAGGTAGATATTACGTTGACCACGCACATGACCAAGTCCTTGACGGAAAAAGATGTCAAGTTGGCAGAGTTTATTGACACGATTTGTGAAAAATCTTAG
- the smd1 gene encoding Sm snRNP core protein Smd1, whose protein sequence is MKLVRFLMKLTNETVSIELKNGTILHGTITAVDMQMNTHLKTVKMTVKGREPVPLETLSIRGNNIRYYILPDSLPLDTLLIDDSTKPKQKKKEVDRGRGRGRGRGRGRGRGRGAARGF, encoded by the exons ATGAAATTGGTTCG gtttttaatgaaattaaCAAATGAGACGGTCTCCATTGAGCTGAAAAATG GAACCATCCTTCATGGAACAATCACCGCTGTAGACATGCAAATGAACACTCATTTAAAAACCGTTAAAATGACGGTGAAAGGACGCGAACCAGTCCCTTTGGAAACTCTGTCCATTCGTGGTAATAACATTCGTTACTACATCCTCCCAGATTCTTTACCCTTGGATACCCTTTTAATTGATGATAGCACGAAAccgaaacaaaagaaaaaggaagtcGACCGTGGCCGTGGTCGTGGACGGGGCCGTGGTCGTGGTCGTGGACGAGGCCGGGGTGCTGCTCGCGGATTCTAA
- the mei2 gene encoding RNA-binding protein involved in meiosis Mei2 encodes MMASGSSLSLASHSSSESTFQIDMDKTLHALPSSLLDSPLLSNCGDSYNQKSGLLLNNIHHNKSMGLSNNNAKENSTGDRKVESIPGLTYTQNDENAFQYSSVGLTSADPAKFPERKIPSKGETFSERQPLGSWQTNVAPSESPPQASTYSDYAVPNGVNPLQSNNQYPTALHRSASYPGPSDDLDMFSSASRYLFISNLPRIVPYATLLELFSRFGDVKGLDTSALSTDGICIVAFFDVRQAIQTAKILRTQRFFNDRLLSFQICQRSSIQRMINQGAPIQFLDDNEGQLLFTMQGQVTLSIQQLQSILQTFGPLLCLKPLRGQNPSQILCEFYDTRDASFALDELDGRIIHNCCLQVSYYDAMVDSVSSSSVSSHSVNKSINSAQPPNDWMYPFTNNGQEATPLLKRTSSNLGSQYSTLSNSLRSVPLGRTESSPAWGTGGHYDLLSTSPTVSVNNSRRPMSASRYSMDVSPIAPPTSGRGKQRAVDLLNGYSGQWNPFTASSLKGVDSPTNAVGMRRSLTVDANASRANPANLSFASLTLHDSRADPAAFCPAPFYGAGENTFQGLSAVPERPISMDRNSVDYARVAAGLDHRTTVMIKNIPNKFTQQMLREYIDLTNQGTYDFLYLRIDFVNKCNVGYAFINFIDPEAIVTFGKARVGTQWNVFHSEKICDISYANIQGKERLIEKFRNSCVMDENPAYRPKIFVSHGPNRGMEEPFPAPNNARRKLRSIASAQQIGLFPPTASKC; translated from the coding sequence ATGATGGCATCTGGATCCTCGCTTTCATTAGCATCCCATTCCTCTTCGGAATCTACTTTCCAAATTGATATGGACAAGACTCTTCACGCTCTTCCTTCCAGTCTTCTCGATTCTCCTTTATTATCAAACTGTGGTGACTCCTACAACCAAAAGTCCGGTCtgcttttgaataatatCCATCACAACAAAAGTATGGGTCTTTCTAACAACAATGCTAAAGAAAACTCAACCGGTGATCGAAAAGTTGAGTCTATACCTGGACTCACTTATACCcaaaatgatgaaaatgcATTCCAATATTCTTCTGTCGGCTTAACCTCAGCCGATCCTGCCAAGTTTCCCGAGCGGAAGATTCCTTCCAAAGGAGAAACGTTTTCCGAAAGACAGCCGTTAGGCTCTTGGCAGACGAATGTAGCTCCTTCAGAATCACCTCCCCAGGCTTCTACTTACAGTGATTATGCTGTACCAAATGGAGTCAATCCGTTGCAATCTAATAACCAATACCCAACTGCTCTTCACCGCTCTGCTTCCTACCCTGGTCCTTCCGATGACTTGGAtatgttttcttcagcATCGAGAtatctatttatttcaaatttgCCAAGAATCGTTCCTTATGCTACTTTGCTAGAACTCTTTTCTCGGTTTGGTGATGTGAAGGGCTTGGACACATCGGCTTTGTCAACCGATGGTATTTGCATCGTTGCTTTTTTCGATGTTCGTCAAGCTATCCAGACAGCCAAGATCCTTCGCACACAGCGTTTCTTTAATGATCGTTTGCTGAGCTTTCAAATTTGCCAGCGCTCTAGCATTCAACGTATGATTAATCAGGGCGCCCCAATCCAGTTTCTTGATGATAATGAAGGTCAGTTGTTGTTTACCATGCAAGGGCAGGTAACTCTCTCCATTCAGCAATTGCAATCCATACTACAAACTTTTGGGCCATTGCTTTGCTTAAAACCTCTCAGGGGTCAAAATCCCTCTCAAATTCTTTGTGAATTTTATGATACCCGTGATGCATCTTTCGCACTTGACGAATTGGATGGTAGGATTATTCACAACTGCTGTCTTCAAGTCTCTTACTACGATGCTATGGTAGATTCTGTTAGTTCGTCTTCCGTATCCAGTCACTCTGTTAATAAAAGCATAAATTCCGCACAACCGCCGAATGATTGGATGTATCCTTTTACCAACAATGGGCAAGAAGCAACTCCTTTGTTAAAACGGACATCATCAAATTTGGGATCTCAATACTCTACTTTATCCAATTCATTGAGGTCGGTTCCTTTAGGACGCACTGAATCTTCACCAGCTTGGGGTACCGGTGGGCACTATGACCTTTTATCTACCAGTCCAACTGTCTCAGTTAACAACAGTAGAAGACCTATGAGTGCATCTCGTTACAGTATGGATGTTTCTCCAATTGCTCCTCCAACCTCAGGTCGTGGGAAACAAAGAGCCGTGGATCTCTTAAATGGATATTCTGGGCAATGGAACCCATTTACAGCTTCTTCTCTAAAAGGAGTGGATTCCCCTACGAATGCTGTTGGTATGAGACGAAGTTTAACAGTTGATGCTAACGCTTCCCGTGCTAATCCTGCAAACTTGAGCTTTGCTTCGTTGACACTTCATGATTCACGAGCTGATCCCGCTGCTTTCTGTCCTGCACCATTTTACGGAGCGGGTGAAAATACATTTCAGGGGCTTTCTGCTGTTCCCGAAAGACCCATTTCTATGGATAGAAATTCAGTCGATTATGCACGCGTTGCAGCCGGACTAGATCATCGAACGACAGTGATGATCAAAAACATTCCAAACAAATTTACACAACAGATGCTTCGTGAATACATTGACCTTACGAATCAGGGAACCTATGACTTTTTGTATCTCCGCATAGACTTTGTAAATAAGTGCAATGTTGGATATGCATTCATAAATTTCATTGACCCTGAAGCAATTGTCACGTTTGGCAAAGCAAGAGTGGGTACTCAATGGAATGTTTTCCACTCTGAAAAGATTTGTGATATTAGCTATGCCAATATCCAGGGTAAAGAAAGGCTTATAGAAAAATTCCGCAATTCATGCGTTATGGATGAAAATCCCGCCTACCGCCCAAAAATCTTTGTTAGTCATGGTCCCAATAGGGGAATGGAAGAGCCCTTCCCTGCTCCAAACAACGCTCGTCGTAAGCTGAGATCTATTGCTAGTGCTCAGCAAATAGGACTTTTCCCTCCTACAGCTAGTAAGTGctag
- the apc14 gene encoding anaphase-promoting complex subunit Apc14, whose amino-acid sequence MDPFSNQGPSKSYCSFGNVFQRLSTAHATKPITRKAFVLPHSSEAIDFWNYRDIIAGDEAEQERQERANRIAMTRIAASKSSAPEYHQAILRNLTSHVQKLDQLSEW is encoded by the coding sequence ATGGACCCATTTTCCAATCAAGGtccttcaaaaagttattGTTCCTTTGGGAACGTTTTTCAACGGCTTTCCACGGCCCATGCCACGAAACCCATCACCCGAAAGGCATTCGTTCTACCACATTCATCTGAAGCCATTgatttttggaattatCGTGACATTATCGCTGGCGATGAAGCCGAGCAAGAACGGCAAGAACGAGCCAATCGTATTGCTATGACAAGGATTGCAGCTAGCAAAAGCTCTGCGCCAGAGTACCACCAAGCTATTCTTCGGAATCTTACCAGCCATGTGCAAAAACTCGATCAATTGTCAGAATGGTGA
- the etf1 gene encoding electron transfer flavoprotein alpha subunit EtfA produces MIGIAYRPISRSLFASRSVFTKINGRFFNVLALLEHQEGKSKPASLSAIEAAKRTGGDVFAFVVGPNASQVAQQASKSVDGLKQVIHVENNAYERFLPDQIAKVLYENAKKFDASHVFSAHSTLGKGVMPRLAAMLDVMQVSDVIRVVDEKTFVRPTYAGNVNVHVKTEEPVKLVTVRASAFDPTPAIDNGSASVTAGVDPQPAALQSWVSENIIKSERPDLGSAERVVAGGRPLKDKATFEKTLTPLADKLGAAIGATRVAVDSGYADNSLQIGQTGKIIAPKLYIAVGVDGAIQHTAGIKDSKVIASINRDENSPIFQHSDVGLVTDLYEAVPELVEKL; encoded by the coding sequence ATGATTGGAATCGCATATCGGCCAATTTCAAGATCGCTTTTTGCATCTCGTTCTGTTTTCACGAAAATTAATGGACGATTCTTCAACGTTCTTGCTCTTTTGGAACATCAAGAAGGAAAGTCTAAACCAGCTTCTCTCTCTGCAATCGAAGCCGCGAAACGTACTGGAGGAGAcgtttttgctttcgtaGTTGGCCCAAATGCATCTCAAGTCGCTCAACAAGCATCCAAGTCGGTGGATGGCTTAAAGCAGGTGATTCATGTGGAAAACAATGCCTACGAGCGTTTTTTACCGGATCAGATTGCCAAGGTTTTGTatgaaaatgcaaaaaaatttgatgcCTCTCATGTCTTTAGTGCACACAGTACCCTTGGAAAAGGAGTCATGCCTAGGTTAGCTGCAATGTTGGATGTAATGCAAGTCAGCGATGTGATTCGCGTGGTGGATGAAAAAACATTCGTTCGCCCTACTTATGCTGGTAATGTAAATGTACACGTTAAAACCGAGGAACCCGTCAAGCTCGTCACAGTACGTGCGTCTGCTTTTGATCCCACTCCCGCCATTGACAATGGCTCCGCTAGTGTTACTGCAGGCGTGGACCCTCAACCTGCTGCTCTACAGTCATGGGTAAGCGAAAACATTATTAAAAGTGAACGTCCTGACCTTGGCTCTGCTGAACGCGTCGTAGCTGGTGGCCGTCCCCTAAAAGACAAAGctacttttgaaaagacgCTAACTCCTCTTGCTGACAAATTGGGCGCTGCTATTGGTGCTACTCGTGTTGCAGTTGATTCTGGCTACGCCGACAACTCTTTGCAAATTGGACAGACCGGAAAAATTATCGCTCCTAAATTGTATATTGCTGTAGGAGTCGACGGTGCCATTCAACATACTGCAGGCATTAAAGACAGCAAAGTCATCGCCTCTATTAACCGGGATGAAAACTCTCCTATCTTCCAGCATTCTGATGTAGGTTTGGTTACTGATTTGTATGAAGCTGTTCCCGAACTTGTTGAGAAGCTTTAA
- the grp1 gene encoding Golgi GRIP domain protein Grp1: MLGRLKDQFNMTLVQGQEEAKNRRRQLQGTHNQHSGSTEDFCGRNDSEDLAILQVELAELRETIERFQKALQEKTPLSSISDIDGFLEYLDNLEQRYEISIREVKRLSNELQEADALFKASKKEFEEKFKVLEEKFISELARLSGENQKKSGDKAISLSNIEEYVSVLPSTPATKAGVVSPETTTTSNKASSKKKKRKNKKNQVEKHVNENIEPTQENSNIFESVPTNASENSKENVHINKLSSFETYLQLSDISVLSAPLPTLTESEETFLHLSSVPIDETLQTTVESLRKELEAAEQKLKTESATFHDQNQNHKDKISRLISSVESLKKDVEESHQNLLWAETSCDSLREEKQGLLERLAVSENVKSRLIKSSSEVQKTLDSCQEKLAHTFKELEKANGKQKETERELETLQKVMEEKTNRISELNKKVVLVTEQSSEYSRQVYETKEAIQTRQEEFEEVYKLLIDQTRDCQKLRSLVEQLEIDRIDCQNTAEVRIHQLTEHYTTVLKERDSALLELEGRHQTVISELGHYKLKDAELTQQNQELSNGIQNIKIDRDDSNYNQRPEKEDALRALEAEKKSLATALDESTARYEHLQKSFKVMFGQHRRKQSQGSLSDRNSSASVLRTSVDQQNSNSMVDKEYTRNILFQFLEQRERRADIVNLLSILLELSTEQKEQLLSIKN; encoded by the coding sequence ATGCTGGGACGATTGAAGGATCAGTTTAATATGACCTTAGTCCAAGGTCAAGAAGAAGCCAAAAATCGTCGGCGGCAACTTCAAGGGACGCATAATCAGCATTCTGGATCGACCGAAGATTTTTGTGGAAGGAATGATTCAGAGGATCTAGCTATCCTTCAAGTTGAATTAGCGGAACTTCGGGAGACCATTGAAAGGTTCCAAAAAGCTTTACAGGAAAAGACTCCTTTGTCAAGTATTTCTGATATTGATGGTTTCTTAGAATATCTAGATAATTTGGAGCAACGATACGAGATTTCAATCCGTGAAGTTAAAAGACTGTCAAATGAGCTTCAGGAAGCAGATGCCTTGTTTAAAGcatcaaagaaagagttTGAAGAGAAGTTTAAAGTATTAGAGGAAAAGTTTATTTCAGAACTAGCTCGCTTGTCGGgcgaaaatcaaaagaaatctgGGGACAAAGCGATATCTTTATCAAACATAGAGGAATATGTCTCTGTTTTACCTTCCACTCCTGCAACAAAGGCAGGAGTAGTTTCTCCTGAGACCACTACGACATCAAATAAAGCTTCatcgaaaaaaaagaaacgaaaaaacaaaaaaaaccaagtGGAAAAACACGTTAATGAGAATATTGAACCAACCCAAGAAAACTCCAATATTTTCGAGTCCGTCCCTACTAACGCTTCCgaaaattccaaagaaaatgttcaCATAAATAAGTTATCTTCCTTTGAAACCTATCTTCAGTTGTCCGACATTTCAGTACTTTCTGCGCCTTTGCCGACATTGACAGAATCAGAAGAAACCTTTCTGCATTTATCGTCTGTTCCGATTGATGAAACTTTGCAAACAACGGTAGAGTCACTTCGGAAGGAGCTGGAAGCAGCCGAACAAAAACTTAAAACAGAGTCTGCTACTTTTCATGatcaaaaccaaaatcaCAAGGATAAAATATCTAGGTTGATTTCTTCAGTAGaatctttaaagaaagatgtTGAAGAATCTCATCAAAACCTTCTCTGGGCCGAAACTTCTTGTGATTCTTTGCGGGAAGAAAAGCAGGGGCTTTTGGAAAGACTTGCCGTTAGTGAGAACGTAAAAAGTAGGCTTATTAAATCCAGTTCAGAGGTCCAAAAAACTTTGGATTCATGTCAAGAAAAACTCGCTCATACGTTCAAAGAACTGGAAAAGGCGAACGGGaagcaaaaggaaacgGAGAGAGAATTGGAGACTTTGCAAAAGgtaatggaagaaaaaacaaatcgaATTAGTGAACTGAATAAGAAAGTTGTCCTTGTTACAGAACAATCGAGTGAATACTCTAGACAAGTGTACGAAACGAAGGAGGCAATCCAAACTAGGCAAGAGGAGTTTGAAGAAGTTTATAAGCTTCTTATTGATCAAACCAGGGATTGCCAAAAGTTAAGAAGCCTTGTGGAGCAATTAGAAATTGATCGCATTGATTGTCAAAATACTGCCGAAGTTCGCATCCATCAGCTGACAGAACATTACACTACGGTTTTAAAAGAGAGAGATTCGGCTTTATTGGAGCTTGAAGGAAGACATCAAACTGTCATTTCCGAACTTGGACATTACAAATTAAAAGACGCAGAGCTTACACAGCAAAATCAAGAACTGTCAAACGGAATTCAAAACATAAAGATTGATAGAGATGATTCAAACTATAATCAAAGACCAGAGAAGGAAGATGCTTTAAGAGCTTTGgaagcagaaaaaaagagtttAGCTACTGCTTTGGATGAATCCACCGCTCGGTATGAACACTTACAAAAGTCGTTTAAAGTGATGTTTGGCCAACATAGGAGGAAGCAAAGTCAAGGATCCTTGTCTGATCGTAACTCAAGTGCTTCTGTTTTGCGTACTAGCGTTGACCAACAAAACAGTAATTCAATGGTCGACAAAGAATATACCCGtaacattctttttcagttcCTCGAACAGCGTGAAAGGAGAGCAGATATTGTAAAtttactttcaattttgctTGAATTGTCTACAGAGCAAAAAGAACAGCTCTTGTCgataaaaaattga